In one Curtobacterium citreum genomic region, the following are encoded:
- the scpB gene encoding SMC-Scp complex subunit ScpB — protein MTDDAVHRTAAHVAHDGGAGAEPGGVDELVAAPHTAPHAAPLDVAVDRQIEAILMIADEPQSLVSLAAAVGAPVPVVRQAVERLVADFDGLVGTVRRGFELREVGGGWRFYVRADLDAVVEQFVEAERPARLSQAALETLAVVAYKQPITRSQIASIRAVNVDGVVRTLVARGLIEESFTDAETGAINYVTSDLLLQQLGINSLDELPLISPLLEDGAGGFEQNEGIPDGRT, from the coding sequence ATGACGGATGACGCCGTGCACCGGACCGCCGCCCACGTCGCGCACGACGGCGGGGCCGGAGCCGAGCCCGGGGGAGTGGACGAACTCGTCGCCGCGCCGCACACCGCACCCCACGCCGCGCCGCTCGACGTCGCGGTCGACCGGCAGATCGAGGCGATCCTGATGATCGCGGACGAGCCGCAGTCGCTCGTGTCGCTCGCAGCAGCGGTCGGCGCACCCGTGCCCGTCGTCCGCCAGGCGGTGGAGCGGCTCGTCGCCGACTTCGACGGGCTGGTCGGGACCGTCCGTCGCGGCTTCGAACTCCGCGAGGTCGGCGGTGGCTGGCGCTTCTACGTCCGGGCCGACCTGGACGCCGTGGTCGAGCAGTTCGTCGAGGCCGAGCGTCCGGCGCGCCTGTCGCAGGCCGCGCTCGAGACCCTCGCGGTCGTCGCCTACAAGCAGCCGATCACCCGGTCACAGATCGCGTCGATCCGTGCCGTGAACGTCGACGGGGTGGTGCGCACGCTCGTGGCGCGCGGCCTCATCGAGGAGTCGTTCACTGATGCGGAAACCGGCGCCATCAACTACGTCACGTCCGACCTGCTCCTGCAGCAGCTCGGCATCAACTCGCTCGACGAGCTGCCGCTCATCTCGCCCCTCCTGGAGGACGGCGCCGGCGGCTTCGAGCAGAACGAAGGGATCCCCGATGGCCGCACATGA